In Rhodococcus rhodochrous, a single genomic region encodes these proteins:
- a CDS encoding PucR family transcriptional regulator — MSDDARRRTPSKAARAADVQELVVVVGERLQRRSDEIVASMDAAIESAVENLGESELTDMLRASVEGNVATILHMISNDIPLDRIQPITAATEYAVRLARHGVPAAALRRAYHIGSDDLFNQMFAEIQQLDCAPDLKLELLHHFAGWMHKYVDWMTRVVLDVHEEEQRVLVQQSENVTSALVEQVLSGGAFDTEDFATKTGYRLDGTHLGAIAWIEGPAQGADQTPTLAAAAEPLTAAAGGGGSPLFVPVDRRTAWLWTATAGGAVVDVPRLRAAVQAVPGLRVAFGKPGVEVAGFRRSHEQAEAVRIVASTATVPHSRAVYYGEDGMSATAVLARDLATTRRFVADTLGRLAIDSPTAERLRDTTRVFLRTGGSYVQTSEELVLHRNTVKYRLQKAEDERGRPISENRLDLELALHVCHVLGRPVLLPKEKRSSGR, encoded by the coding sequence ATGAGTGATGACGCCCGACGCAGGACTCCGTCGAAGGCCGCGCGTGCCGCCGACGTGCAGGAACTCGTGGTGGTGGTCGGCGAGCGGTTGCAACGGCGGTCCGACGAGATCGTCGCGAGTATGGACGCGGCTATCGAGTCGGCCGTCGAGAATCTCGGCGAGTCCGAACTGACCGACATGTTGCGGGCGAGCGTAGAAGGCAACGTCGCCACCATCCTGCACATGATCAGCAACGACATCCCGCTCGATCGCATCCAGCCGATCACCGCTGCGACGGAGTATGCGGTGAGGCTCGCGCGGCACGGCGTTCCTGCGGCGGCGCTGCGCCGGGCCTACCACATCGGCTCCGACGACCTGTTCAACCAGATGTTCGCGGAGATCCAGCAGCTCGATTGTGCCCCCGACCTGAAACTCGAACTGCTCCACCATTTCGCCGGGTGGATGCACAAGTACGTGGACTGGATGACGCGCGTCGTGCTCGACGTACACGAAGAAGAACAGCGGGTGCTGGTCCAGCAGTCCGAGAACGTGACGTCGGCGCTGGTGGAGCAGGTGTTGAGCGGCGGCGCCTTCGATACCGAGGACTTCGCGACGAAGACGGGCTACCGGCTCGACGGAACCCACCTCGGTGCGATCGCGTGGATCGAAGGTCCTGCCCAGGGCGCAGACCAGACGCCCACCCTCGCGGCGGCAGCGGAGCCACTCACCGCCGCGGCCGGTGGGGGAGGGTCACCCTTGTTCGTTCCGGTGGATCGGCGCACGGCCTGGTTGTGGACGGCGACGGCGGGTGGTGCGGTCGTCGACGTGCCACGCCTTCGGGCGGCTGTGCAGGCCGTCCCCGGGCTGCGTGTGGCATTCGGGAAGCCGGGGGTCGAGGTCGCGGGGTTCCGGCGGAGCCATGAGCAGGCCGAGGCTGTGCGGATCGTCGCGAGCACTGCGACCGTTCCGCACAGCCGAGCGGTGTACTACGGCGAGGATGGCATGTCCGCGACTGCGGTGTTGGCACGTGACCTCGCGACGACCAGGCGATTCGTCGCCGATACGCTGGGCCGACTCGCGATCGACAGCCCTACCGCGGAGCGTCTGCGGGACACGACGCGGGTGTTCCTGCGGACGGGCGGAAGCTATGTGCAGACCTCCGAGGAACTCGTCCTCCACCGGAACACCGTGAAGTACCGACTGCAGAAGGCGGAGGACGAACGGGGACGGCCGATCTCCGAGAACCGATTGGATCTCGAGCTGGCTCTGCACGTCTGTCATGTGCTCGGACGACCCGTTCTGCTGCCCAAGGAGAAGCGCTCGTCCGGTCGCTGA
- a CDS encoding class I adenylate-forming enzyme family protein — protein sequence MPVSRFPFLPWNVPTEDRSRTAVRDDRFELTYAQLDDRTRAVAAQFARHGVGAGDIVAIMLPNRVELLVAMLAAWRLGAAATPVNPAFTESEASYQISDSGAVLVVNASVDAPDGGRPSIAADDLAGEGDGPEPVALRGDELGLVIYTSGSTGRPKGVMLDHDNAEAMSSTMAQHFRLTAEDHCMLVLPLFHVNAIMVSALAVWRSHGQLSVIGSFSASRFFDHVEKVRPTYFSAVPAIYAMLAALPDTVRPDTSSLRFVVCGAAPVSKELLQRCHDRFGFVMVEGYGLTEATCASACNPVDGVRKLGTVGPALPGQRIAIMSPDGELLAPGETGEVVIAGPTVMRGYLDRPDATAETVRDGWLHTGDIGILDEDGYLRIVDRVKDMIIRGGENIYPKEIETVLTSIDDVLEAAVVGRPDPVLGEVPVAYVVLYPDAATTAEDLLEHCRRHLMRAKVPERIDILEALPKNPVGKIDKPSLRRTLQHA from the coding sequence ATGCCCGTCTCCCGCTTTCCCTTTCTCCCCTGGAACGTCCCCACCGAGGATCGCTCTCGCACTGCGGTCCGGGACGACAGGTTCGAACTCACCTACGCCCAGCTCGACGACCGAACCCGCGCTGTCGCAGCGCAGTTCGCGCGACACGGCGTCGGCGCGGGAGACATCGTCGCGATCATGCTGCCGAACCGCGTCGAACTGCTCGTCGCGATGCTCGCGGCGTGGCGTCTCGGTGCTGCCGCGACACCCGTCAATCCGGCGTTCACGGAATCGGAAGCGTCCTATCAGATCTCGGACTCCGGCGCTGTTCTCGTGGTCAACGCCTCGGTCGACGCACCCGACGGAGGTCGACCCAGCATCGCGGCGGACGATCTCGCCGGTGAGGGCGACGGACCCGAACCCGTGGCCCTGCGCGGCGACGAACTGGGCCTGGTCATCTACACCAGCGGGTCCACCGGCCGACCGAAGGGCGTGATGCTCGATCACGACAACGCCGAGGCCATGTCGTCGACGATGGCGCAGCACTTCCGTCTCACCGCCGAAGACCACTGCATGCTCGTCCTGCCGCTGTTCCACGTCAACGCGATCATGGTGAGCGCACTGGCGGTCTGGCGCTCGCACGGACAGCTCAGTGTGATCGGATCGTTCTCCGCGAGTCGATTCTTCGACCACGTGGAAAAGGTCCGCCCCACATACTTTTCCGCTGTACCCGCAATCTACGCGATGCTCGCCGCGCTGCCCGACACCGTCCGCCCCGACACCTCGTCGCTGCGGTTCGTGGTGTGCGGCGCGGCTCCGGTCTCGAAGGAACTGCTGCAGCGGTGCCACGACCGTTTCGGGTTCGTCATGGTCGAGGGATACGGACTCACCGAGGCGACCTGCGCATCCGCCTGCAATCCCGTCGACGGCGTCCGCAAGCTCGGAACCGTTGGGCCGGCCCTACCCGGGCAGCGGATCGCGATCATGTCGCCGGACGGTGAACTGTTGGCGCCCGGCGAGACAGGGGAAGTGGTCATCGCGGGACCCACCGTCATGCGCGGCTACCTGGATCGCCCCGACGCGACCGCCGAGACCGTCCGTGACGGCTGGCTCCACACCGGAGACATCGGGATCCTGGACGAGGACGGCTATCTGCGCATCGTCGACCGCGTCAAGGACATGATCATCCGCGGCGGCGAGAACATCTACCCCAAGGAGATAGAAACCGTCCTGACCTCGATCGACGACGTCCTCGAAGCCGCGGTCGTCGGGCGGCCCGACCCGGTCCTCGGTGAAGTTCCCGTCGCCTACGTGGTGCTGTACCCGGATGCGGCGACGACCGCCGAGGATCTCCTCGAACACTGCCGACGGCACTTGATGCGCGCGAAGGTGCCCGAGCGGATCGACATCCTCGAGGCACTACCGAAGAACCCAGTCGGCAAGATCGACAAACCCTCGCTCAGGCGAACGCTGCAACACGCCTGA
- a CDS encoding DUF3556 domain-containing protein, translating to MGFKTADMPPVDPATYDDMPFMERMRVLATHWAEYGFGSPKQMHMLYVYKLIFYVLGGMAVVGLTTPGLGFTDLAGWWGEPIVYQKLMVWTILFEITGYASSSGPLAFKFKPFTGGWRYWTRRGTLRLPPWPKVVPFTRGDHRTVVDVAIYFALLATLLFLLLGPGVTTSALPGSEVGLLPQWALLTYVGLIVVMGLRDRVVFLAARSEQYVAVMFFFGIFSNHVDMILAAKIALVTVWFGAGVSKFGHHFTNVIPPMLSNTPWITSKRFKRSLYRNFPQDLRPSKVSWFLAHVCGTVVELVVPLVLLFSTNTTITWLAIIGMVMFHIFITSTFPLAVPLEWNVFYMFAAVWLFGGFPAGAGYGVGDVSSVWILAPILVAFLLFPILGNLRPDLVSFLPSMRQYAGNWASALWAFRGDEAENKLNENLTKFNENQIDQLSGAFGKEVVEIFMQKAVAWRTMHSQGRGLMSLMMRHLDKLENYRIREGEFTCTTLVGWQFGDGHLHNEQTISAVQERCRFEPGECVIVWIESQPIHRKTLDYKVIDAALGVVERGHYHIEDAVSAQPWLPDGPIPHTVTWRMAGYEPAGTAYLHPQVRSDRVKVGA from the coding sequence ATGGGATTCAAAACGGCAGACATGCCACCGGTCGACCCGGCCACCTACGACGACATGCCCTTCATGGAGCGCATGCGGGTGCTGGCGACCCACTGGGCCGAATACGGTTTCGGCAGCCCCAAGCAGATGCACATGCTCTACGTCTACAAGTTGATCTTCTACGTTCTCGGCGGGATGGCGGTCGTCGGACTCACCACCCCCGGACTGGGCTTCACCGACCTCGCAGGCTGGTGGGGCGAGCCGATCGTCTACCAGAAGCTGATGGTGTGGACCATCCTGTTCGAGATCACCGGCTACGCCTCGTCCTCCGGCCCGCTGGCGTTCAAGTTCAAGCCTTTCACCGGTGGCTGGCGCTACTGGACCCGCCGCGGCACCCTGCGGCTCCCACCCTGGCCCAAGGTGGTGCCGTTCACCCGCGGTGACCACCGCACCGTCGTCGACGTCGCGATCTACTTCGCGCTCTTGGCCACCCTGCTGTTCCTGTTGCTCGGGCCCGGCGTGACGACCTCCGCCCTTCCGGGAAGCGAGGTCGGGTTGCTCCCGCAGTGGGCGCTGCTGACCTACGTTGGCCTCATCGTCGTCATGGGCCTGCGCGACCGGGTGGTCTTTCTGGCCGCACGCTCGGAACAGTACGTCGCCGTCATGTTCTTCTTCGGCATCTTCAGCAACCACGTCGACATGATCCTGGCCGCCAAGATCGCGCTGGTCACCGTGTGGTTCGGCGCGGGCGTATCCAAGTTCGGCCACCACTTCACCAACGTGATCCCGCCGATGCTCAGCAACACTCCGTGGATCACCTCGAAGCGGTTCAAGCGCTCGCTCTACCGCAACTTCCCCCAGGACCTGCGTCCGTCGAAGGTCAGCTGGTTCCTCGCCCACGTCTGCGGCACCGTCGTCGAACTCGTCGTCCCACTGGTGCTGCTGTTCTCCACGAATACGACGATCACCTGGCTCGCCATCATCGGCATGGTCATGTTCCACATCTTCATCACCTCGACCTTCCCGCTGGCGGTCCCGCTCGAATGGAACGTCTTCTACATGTTCGCGGCGGTCTGGCTCTTCGGTGGATTCCCCGCCGGCGCCGGCTACGGAGTGGGCGACGTGAGCTCTGTCTGGATCCTCGCGCCGATCCTCGTCGCCTTCCTGCTGTTCCCGATCCTCGGCAACCTGCGCCCCGACCTCGTCTCCTTCCTGCCGTCGATGCGTCAGTACGCCGGCAACTGGGCGTCGGCCCTGTGGGCCTTCCGTGGTGACGAGGCGGAGAACAAGCTCAACGAGAACCTGACCAAGTTCAACGAGAACCAGATCGACCAGTTGAGCGGGGCGTTCGGCAAGGAGGTCGTCGAGATCTTCATGCAGAAGGCCGTCGCATGGCGCACCATGCACAGCCAGGGCCGCGGATTGATGTCGCTGATGATGCGGCACCTCGACAAGCTCGAGAACTACCGCATCCGCGAAGGCGAGTTCACCTGCACGACCCTGGTGGGCTGGCAGTTCGGTGACGGTCACCTGCACAACGAGCAGACCATCAGCGCGGTGCAGGAACGGTGCCGGTTCGAACCGGGAGAATGTGTCATCGTGTGGATCGAATCCCAACCGATCCATCGGAAGACGCTGGATTACAAGGTGATCGACGCGGCGCTCGGTGTCGTCGAACGCGGTCACTATCACATCGAGGACGCGGTCTCGGCGCAGCCGTGGCTGCCCGACGGTCCGATCCCGCATACTGTCACCTGGCGGATGGCCGGTTACGAACCGGCCGGGACGGCCTACCTCCACCCGCAGGTCCGGTCCGATCGTGTCAAGGTTGGAGCATGA
- a CDS encoding phytoene desaturase family protein codes for MTDAVIVGSGPNGLAAAVVLSSEGVRVRVLEAAETIGGGTRSSELTLPGLLHDECSGFHPLAVDTPFSRKYDLAEHGLTWSWPEVQYTHPLDGGRGGAAYRSVDDTATELGTDGTRWRRIFGALTERFGGITEDFLRPMLHVPVHPVLLAGFGMFAAMPADVLARAWSTPEARALFGGVAAHALRPFGSPMSSAIGIALGTAAHAYGWPVAQGGSRAIAAAMASLIEKNGGTVETGVRVESLDELGNPDLVLLDTSPADAVRIVGDRLPRRTARAYRRYKHGPGAFKVEYAVEGTVPWQHEPSRRAGTVHVCGSYAETAAAERQVNRGIMPDRPYVLVGQQFLADPSRSAGNLNPLYAYAHVPHGYTGDATEPITAQIERFAPGFRDTIRAVHVRTTTEMSAHNANYVGGDIVTGANSAVQLVLRPRPALDPYATGVPGVYLCSAATPPGAGAHGMCGYHAARSALAYLKT; via the coding sequence ATGACCGACGCGGTGATAGTCGGCAGCGGGCCCAACGGGCTCGCTGCCGCCGTCGTCCTCTCCTCCGAGGGCGTACGGGTACGAGTGCTCGAGGCAGCCGAGACGATCGGTGGCGGCACGCGCAGCAGCGAACTGACCCTGCCGGGCCTGCTCCACGACGAATGCAGCGGCTTCCACCCGCTGGCCGTGGACACACCCTTCAGCCGGAAGTACGACCTCGCGGAACACGGACTGACCTGGTCGTGGCCCGAGGTGCAGTACACCCACCCGCTCGACGGCGGACGTGGTGGCGCGGCCTACCGATCCGTGGACGACACCGCCACGGAACTCGGGACCGACGGGACCAGGTGGCGCCGGATCTTCGGCGCACTGACCGAACGATTCGGCGGCATCACCGAGGACTTCCTGCGCCCGATGCTGCACGTACCCGTCCATCCGGTGCTGCTCGCCGGATTCGGGATGTTCGCCGCGATGCCCGCCGACGTGCTCGCACGCGCCTGGTCCACACCCGAGGCGCGCGCCCTCTTCGGTGGCGTGGCGGCCCACGCCCTGCGGCCCTTCGGCTCGCCGATGTCGTCGGCCATCGGCATCGCGCTGGGCACGGCCGCGCATGCCTACGGGTGGCCGGTCGCGCAAGGAGGATCGCGCGCCATCGCTGCAGCGATGGCCTCGCTGATCGAGAAGAACGGCGGCACCGTCGAAACCGGGGTGCGCGTGGAGTCCCTCGACGAACTCGGCAACCCCGATCTGGTGCTCCTCGACACCTCACCCGCCGACGCCGTGCGGATTGTCGGCGACAGGCTGCCTCGCCGCACCGCCCGCGCCTACCGTCGGTACAAGCACGGGCCCGGGGCGTTCAAGGTCGAGTACGCCGTCGAGGGCACCGTGCCCTGGCAGCACGAACCGTCCCGTCGCGCCGGCACCGTCCACGTCTGTGGTTCGTACGCCGAGACGGCGGCGGCCGAACGTCAGGTCAACCGGGGGATCATGCCCGATCGCCCCTACGTGCTGGTCGGCCAGCAGTTCCTCGCGGACCCGTCGCGCTCCGCGGGGAATCTGAACCCGCTCTACGCCTACGCGCACGTCCCGCACGGGTACACCGGCGACGCGACCGAACCGATCACCGCCCAGATCGAACGGTTCGCCCCGGGCTTCCGCGACACGATCCGTGCCGTGCACGTGCGGACGACGACCGAGATGTCCGCCCACAACGCGAACTACGTGGGCGGCGACATCGTCACCGGAGCCAACAGTGCGGTGCAGCTCGTGCTCCGGCCCCGCCCGGCCCTGGACCCGTATGCGACCGGCGTTCCCGGCGTGTACCTGTGCTCGGCGGCGACTCCGCCGGGTGCCGGGGCACACGGCATGTGCGGGTACCACGCCGCCCGGTCGGCGTTGGCGTACCTGAAGACATGA
- a CDS encoding oxygenase MpaB family protein, whose product MTATTPHPAQNAPREDDGYFGPGSVSWKVYADPSSRVAGMAGLLLQALNPGMMRLFEHASAAYVDPKGRDERTGRYLDTVMFGDKAHADAAAASVRRMHAHAVWDDPHTGTTLRADEPAWIDWTHNALAFALLRGAEAFGLDLTPAEQDKFVVEQHIAAELVGADPARLPATRADLEAYVDEQRHWLSLSLAAAEVTHALRKPNLWGNPVKVFTFVVVQDGMLSLLPEWARLMYGIEGRPMNLRAAARTTKRLIGIARKNESYDKMVAEITTRIDETPYRKVRARKA is encoded by the coding sequence GTGACCGCAACCACCCCTCACCCTGCCCAGAACGCGCCGCGAGAAGACGACGGCTACTTCGGCCCCGGCTCCGTCTCGTGGAAGGTGTACGCCGACCCGTCCTCTCGCGTCGCCGGCATGGCGGGTCTGCTGCTGCAGGCGCTCAACCCCGGCATGATGCGGCTGTTCGAGCACGCGTCGGCCGCGTACGTCGATCCGAAGGGCCGGGACGAGCGCACCGGACGCTATCTCGACACGGTCATGTTCGGCGACAAGGCCCACGCCGATGCCGCCGCAGCCTCGGTGCGCCGCATGCACGCGCACGCGGTCTGGGACGACCCGCACACCGGCACCACGCTGCGCGCCGACGAGCCCGCATGGATCGACTGGACGCACAATGCCCTCGCGTTCGCGCTGCTGCGCGGTGCGGAGGCCTTCGGCCTCGACCTGACCCCGGCGGAGCAGGACAAGTTCGTCGTCGAACAGCACATCGCCGCAGAACTCGTCGGCGCGGACCCGGCCCGCCTACCCGCGACCCGTGCCGACCTCGAGGCCTACGTCGACGAGCAGCGCCACTGGCTGTCGCTGTCGCTCGCCGCAGCCGAGGTGACGCACGCGCTCCGCAAGCCGAACCTGTGGGGGAATCCGGTGAAGGTGTTCACCTTCGTCGTCGTGCAGGACGGCATGCTGTCGCTCCTGCCGGAGTGGGCGCGTCTGATGTACGGCATCGAGGGGCGCCCGATGAACCTCCGCGCCGCGGCGCGCACCACCAAGCGGCTCATCGGCATCGCTCGTAAGAACGAGTCGTACGACAAGATGGTCGCCGAGATCACCACGCGCATCGACGAGACTCCCTACCGCAAGGTGCGTGCGCGCAAGGCCTGA
- a CDS encoding alpha-hydroxy-acid oxidizing protein, producing MTETAASAPAGPGRERQGVVYRNGALGRRPAVPTSFGDLERAARRASSKRAWAYVAGGAGEGRTMRNNRRAFDRWAIVPRMAHGVTERDLHTTVAGTSLSSPLLLAPIGAGALMAADSDLAIARAAAATGVPYIFSNQGCNSMEDCAAAMSSASRWFQLYWSSDEDLVDSLLRRAEAAGAEAVVVTLDTTMLGWRPQDLNLGSLPFARGEGIAQYTSDPRFLDIVRQRIDAAREMVTERPDVTLGALRTLLSMTRNHPGRFLDNLRSPVPRAAAETFLDIYSNPGLSWEHLATLRDRTRLPIVLKGILHPDDARRAVDLGVDAIVVSNHGGRQVDGSIASLDALLDIRAAIGREPTVLLDSGIRSGADVFVALALGADAVLLGRPYMYGLAIAGQQGVEEVVRNVIAEFDLTMALTGARSIADIDERFVRPNPSF from the coding sequence GTGACCGAAACTGCTGCATCTGCACCCGCCGGTCCCGGCCGGGAACGTCAGGGGGTCGTGTACCGCAACGGAGCGCTGGGCCGGCGCCCGGCCGTTCCGACGTCCTTCGGCGACCTCGAACGTGCCGCGCGGCGTGCGAGTTCGAAGCGGGCCTGGGCGTATGTCGCGGGCGGTGCCGGCGAGGGACGCACGATGCGCAACAATCGGCGCGCGTTCGATCGATGGGCGATCGTCCCGCGCATGGCCCACGGTGTCACCGAACGCGACCTGCATACGACCGTGGCGGGCACGTCGCTCTCCTCGCCGCTGCTGCTGGCCCCGATCGGGGCGGGAGCGTTGATGGCCGCCGACAGCGACCTGGCGATCGCGCGGGCAGCCGCCGCGACCGGCGTGCCGTACATCTTCTCCAATCAGGGCTGCAATTCCATGGAGGACTGCGCTGCCGCAATGAGCTCTGCGTCCCGCTGGTTCCAGCTGTACTGGAGTTCCGACGAGGATCTCGTCGACAGCCTGCTGCGACGCGCCGAAGCAGCCGGCGCCGAGGCCGTCGTCGTCACCCTCGACACGACGATGCTGGGATGGCGTCCGCAAGACCTGAATCTCGGGTCGCTGCCGTTCGCACGCGGCGAGGGCATCGCCCAGTACACCTCGGATCCCCGCTTCCTCGACATCGTCCGGCAGCGGATCGACGCCGCCCGCGAGATGGTGACGGAGCGACCCGACGTCACGCTCGGCGCGCTCCGCACACTGCTGTCGATGACCCGCAACCATCCGGGCCGATTCCTCGACAACCTCCGCTCCCCCGTGCCGCGCGCCGCCGCGGAGACCTTCCTCGACATCTACTCCAATCCGGGACTGAGCTGGGAGCATCTGGCGACGTTGCGGGATCGGACGCGACTTCCCATTGTGCTCAAGGGAATTCTGCATCCCGACGATGCGCGTCGCGCCGTGGATCTCGGCGTCGACGCGATCGTCGTGTCGAACCACGGTGGACGCCAGGTCGACGGATCGATCGCCTCGCTCGATGCCCTGCTCGACATCCGTGCCGCGATCGGCCGGGAGCCGACCGTGCTGCTGGACAGCGGGATCCGAAGCGGTGCCGACGTCTTCGTCGCGCTCGCGCTCGGCGCGGACGCCGTGCTGCTCGGCCGGCCCTACATGTACGGATTGGCGATCGCGGGTCAGCAGGGCGTCGAGGAGGTGGTCCGCAACGTGATCGCCGAGTTCGACCTCACCATGGCGTTGACCGGCGCCCGATCGATCGCCGATATCGACGAACGGTTCGTCCGGCCGAATCCCTCCTTCTGA
- a CDS encoding class I SAM-dependent methyltransferase yields MTEDGQVAPWDDIYRGVAEGLSGPVPWNIGEPQPEIARLIDEGGFRSDVLDAGCGHAETSLHLAAQGYTVVGLDLSPTAIEAARAAASERGLTTATFQVADITSFTGFDGRFATIVDSTLFHSLPVDRRRAYLSAVTRAAAPSASFFVLAFSKGAFPEEGQGPNPVTDDELRDAVAEFWTVDDVRPAFIHAFLGDEDAAAWQRDDKGRSMLPAWLLSAHRG; encoded by the coding sequence ATGACCGAGGACGGCCAGGTTGCACCGTGGGACGACATCTACCGGGGCGTCGCCGAAGGGCTTTCGGGACCCGTACCGTGGAACATCGGCGAACCCCAACCCGAGATCGCCCGATTGATCGACGAGGGCGGATTCCGCAGCGACGTGCTCGACGCAGGCTGCGGACATGCCGAGACCTCCCTCCACCTGGCGGCACAGGGGTACACGGTGGTGGGTCTCGATCTGTCGCCCACAGCCATCGAGGCCGCTCGAGCCGCGGCGTCGGAGCGGGGTCTGACGACCGCGACCTTCCAGGTCGCCGATATCACTTCGTTCACGGGTTTCGACGGCCGGTTCGCGACGATCGTCGACAGCACCCTGTTCCATTCGCTGCCCGTGGACCGGCGCCGCGCCTACCTGAGCGCGGTCACCCGTGCCGCTGCACCGAGTGCGTCCTTCTTCGTCCTTGCCTTCTCGAAGGGCGCCTTCCCCGAAGAGGGGCAGGGTCCCAATCCGGTGACGGACGACGAGTTGCGCGACGCGGTCGCCGAGTTCTGGACCGTCGACGACGTGCGGCCGGCGTTCATCCACGCGTTTCTCGGCGACGAGGATGCTGCCGCGTGGCAGCGTGACGACAAAGGCCGCTCGATGCTCCCGGCCTGGTTGCTGTCGGCTCACCGCGGTTGA
- the rsgA gene encoding ribosome small subunit-dependent GTPase A → MHPDVPPGIDPPVEYGWSEQIAERFADNDIQGTPGRIVRVGRGHGDAVTSAGPLRVRTAGHHVCTGDWVIVREPATEGDTIGTVCAVLPRTGAIRRADASGRSEEQVLAANVDTVVVTVASDTLDLGRMERLLALAWDSGAQPVVALTKVDLATEAVFEQVAVLAPGASVVEVCAPDRSGLSELRALLHGTVVFVGASCAGKSTLVNALCGRDVQATAPVRQGDGKGRHTTTDREMFPLGGGVTLIDTPGLRGVGMWDAGAGIASAFPEIDDLAQYCRFTDCAHESEPGCAVRAAVDCGDLDARRVESHRKLRRENEWIAARSDARLRHERTREIKVMSRAIRAYYRDR, encoded by the coding sequence GTGCACCCCGATGTCCCACCCGGAATCGATCCGCCGGTCGAGTACGGCTGGTCCGAACAGATCGCGGAACGGTTCGCGGACAATGACATCCAGGGAACTCCCGGCCGGATCGTGCGGGTCGGTCGCGGTCACGGTGACGCCGTGACCTCCGCCGGTCCGCTGCGGGTGCGGACGGCGGGCCACCATGTCTGCACCGGCGACTGGGTGATCGTGCGCGAACCGGCCACGGAAGGCGACACGATCGGCACCGTCTGTGCGGTGCTGCCGCGTACCGGCGCGATTCGTCGTGCCGACGCGTCGGGACGTTCGGAAGAGCAGGTTCTCGCCGCCAACGTCGACACCGTCGTGGTGACGGTCGCATCCGACACCCTCGATCTCGGTCGCATGGAACGTCTGCTGGCGCTGGCCTGGGACAGCGGCGCGCAACCGGTAGTCGCCCTGACGAAGGTCGACCTCGCCACCGAAGCGGTATTCGAGCAGGTCGCCGTGCTCGCACCCGGAGCGAGCGTGGTCGAGGTCTGCGCGCCGGACCGATCCGGGTTGAGCGAACTGCGCGCGCTGCTCCACGGCACCGTCGTGTTCGTCGGAGCGTCCTGCGCCGGGAAATCGACGCTGGTCAACGCGCTGTGCGGTCGCGACGTCCAGGCGACGGCACCGGTGCGGCAGGGGGACGGCAAGGGTCGCCACACCACGACCGATCGGGAGATGTTCCCTCTGGGTGGCGGCGTGACCCTCATCGATACGCCGGGCCTGCGGGGCGTCGGGATGTGGGACGCCGGCGCCGGCATCGCTTCCGCCTTTCCCGAGATCGACGATCTTGCGCAGTACTGCCGCTTCACGGACTGTGCGCACGAGTCCGAACCGGGATGCGCGGTGCGTGCCGCTGTCGACTGCGGCGACCTCGATGCCCGGCGAGTGGAGAGTCATCGCAAGCTGCGGCGTGAGAACGAGTGGATCGCGGCCCGGTCCGATGCCCGATTGCGGCACGAGCGGACCCGCGAGATCAAGGTGATGAGCCGGGCGATCCGGGCGTACTACCGCGACCGCTGA